Proteins from a single region of Bos indicus x Bos taurus breed Angus x Brahman F1 hybrid chromosome 29, Bos_hybrid_MaternalHap_v2.0, whole genome shotgun sequence:
- the SIRT3 gene encoding NAD-dependent protein deacetylase sirtuin-3, mitochondrial isoform X3 → MVGAGISTPSGIPDFRSPGVGYYSILQQYKLPYPEAIFELSFFFHDPKPFFTFAKKLYPGNYRPNATHYFLRLLHEKGLLLRLYTQNIDGLERASGIPDSKLVEAHGSLASATCTVCRRPYPGEDFWADVMADRVPRCPVCSGVTKPDIVFFGEPLPARFLLHLADFPMADLLLILGTSLEVEPFASLSDAVRSSVPRLLINRDLVGSLARNPRGRDVAQLGDVVHGVKRLVELLGWTDDIQDLIQRETGKFDGWDRL, encoded by the exons ATGGTGGGGGCCGGCATCAGCACACCCAGCGGCATCCCAGACTTCAG GTCTCCGGGGGTTGGCTACTACAGCATCCTCCAGCAGTACAAGCTCCCCTACCCTGAGGCCATTTTTGagctctcctttttctttcatgacCCCAAGCCATTTTTCACTTTTGCCAAGAAGCTGTACCCTGGGAACTATAGGCCCAATGCTACTCACTACTTCCTCCGATTGCTACACGAGAAGGGGCTGCTTCTGCGGCTCTACACCCAGAACATCGACGGGCTCGAGAGAG CAtctggcatccctgactcaaagCTCGTTGAAGCTCATGGATCCCTTGCCTCTGCCACCTGCACCGTCTGCCGAAGACCCTACCCAGGGGAGGACTTCTGG GCCGACGTGATGGCGGACAGGGTCCCCCGCTGCCCCGTCTGCTCTGGCGTCACGAAGCCTGACATCGTGTTCTTCGGGGAGCCGCTGCCTGCTAGGTTCCTGCTGCATCTGGCTGACTTCCCCATGGCAGACCTGCTGCTCATCCTTGGGACCTCCCTGGAG GTGGAACCTTTTGCCAGCTTGTCCGATGCTGTGCGGAGCTCGGTGCCCCGACTGCTCATCAACCGGGACTTGGTGGGGTCCTTGGCTAGGAATCCTCGGGGCAGGGACGTGGCCCAGCTTGGGGATGTGGTCCATGGTGTGAAAAGGCTGGTGGAGCTTCTCGGCTGGACAGACGACATCCAGGACCTCATCCAGAGGGAAACTGGAAAG TTTGATGGCTGGGACAGACTGTGA
- the SIRT3 gene encoding NAD-dependent protein deacetylase sirtuin-3, mitochondrial isoform X2 has product MALFPRSAVPALRFWGLRGARAWTRWPRIPGGGWSISCFAGASSDTGGGDHSQKKFLLQDIAELIKTRACQKVVVMVGAGISTPSGIPDFRSPGVGYYSILQQYKLPYPEAIFELSFFFHDPKPFFTFAKKLYPGNYRPNATHYFLRLLHEKGLLLRLYTQNIDGLERASGIPDSKLVEAHGSLASATCTVCRRPYPGEDFWVEPFASLSDAVRSSVPRLLINRDLVGSLARNPRGRDVAQLGDVVHGVKRLVELLGWTDDIQDLIQRETGKFDGWDRL; this is encoded by the exons TATTCCAGGTGGAGGATGGTCCATATCTTGTTTTGCTGGTGCCTCAAGTGACACTGGAGGGGGAGACCACAGTCAGAAGAAGTTTCTCCTGCAGGACATCGCTGAGCTGATTAAGACCAGAGCCTGCCAGAAGGTGGTGGTCATGGTGGGGGCCGGCATCAGCACACCCAGCGGCATCCCAGACTTCAG GTCTCCGGGGGTTGGCTACTACAGCATCCTCCAGCAGTACAAGCTCCCCTACCCTGAGGCCATTTTTGagctctcctttttctttcatgacCCCAAGCCATTTTTCACTTTTGCCAAGAAGCTGTACCCTGGGAACTATAGGCCCAATGCTACTCACTACTTCCTCCGATTGCTACACGAGAAGGGGCTGCTTCTGCGGCTCTACACCCAGAACATCGACGGGCTCGAGAGAG CAtctggcatccctgactcaaagCTCGTTGAAGCTCATGGATCCCTTGCCTCTGCCACCTGCACCGTCTGCCGAAGACCCTACCCAGGGGAGGACTTCTGG GTGGAACCTTTTGCCAGCTTGTCCGATGCTGTGCGGAGCTCGGTGCCCCGACTGCTCATCAACCGGGACTTGGTGGGGTCCTTGGCTAGGAATCCTCGGGGCAGGGACGTGGCCCAGCTTGGGGATGTGGTCCATGGTGTGAAAAGGCTGGTGGAGCTTCTCGGCTGGACAGACGACATCCAGGACCTCATCCAGAGGGAAACTGGAAAG TTTGATGGCTGGGACAGACTGTGA
- the SIRT3 gene encoding NAD-dependent protein deacetylase sirtuin-3, mitochondrial isoform X1, whose translation MALFPRSAVPALRFWGLRGARAWTRWPRIPGGGWSISCFAGASSDTGGGDHSQKKFLLQDIAELIKTRACQKVVVMVGAGISTPSGIPDFRSPGVGYYSILQQYKLPYPEAIFELSFFFHDPKPFFTFAKKLYPGNYRPNATHYFLRLLHEKGLLLRLYTQNIDGLERASGIPDSKLVEAHGSLASATCTVCRRPYPGEDFWADVMADRVPRCPVCSGVTKPDIVFFGEPLPARFLLHLADFPMADLLLILGTSLEVEPFASLSDAVRSSVPRLLINRDLVGSLARNPRGRDVAQLGDVVHGVKRLVELLGWTDDIQDLIQRETGKFDGWDRL comes from the exons TATTCCAGGTGGAGGATGGTCCATATCTTGTTTTGCTGGTGCCTCAAGTGACACTGGAGGGGGAGACCACAGTCAGAAGAAGTTTCTCCTGCAGGACATCGCTGAGCTGATTAAGACCAGAGCCTGCCAGAAGGTGGTGGTCATGGTGGGGGCCGGCATCAGCACACCCAGCGGCATCCCAGACTTCAG GTCTCCGGGGGTTGGCTACTACAGCATCCTCCAGCAGTACAAGCTCCCCTACCCTGAGGCCATTTTTGagctctcctttttctttcatgacCCCAAGCCATTTTTCACTTTTGCCAAGAAGCTGTACCCTGGGAACTATAGGCCCAATGCTACTCACTACTTCCTCCGATTGCTACACGAGAAGGGGCTGCTTCTGCGGCTCTACACCCAGAACATCGACGGGCTCGAGAGAG CAtctggcatccctgactcaaagCTCGTTGAAGCTCATGGATCCCTTGCCTCTGCCACCTGCACCGTCTGCCGAAGACCCTACCCAGGGGAGGACTTCTGG GCCGACGTGATGGCGGACAGGGTCCCCCGCTGCCCCGTCTGCTCTGGCGTCACGAAGCCTGACATCGTGTTCTTCGGGGAGCCGCTGCCTGCTAGGTTCCTGCTGCATCTGGCTGACTTCCCCATGGCAGACCTGCTGCTCATCCTTGGGACCTCCCTGGAG GTGGAACCTTTTGCCAGCTTGTCCGATGCTGTGCGGAGCTCGGTGCCCCGACTGCTCATCAACCGGGACTTGGTGGGGTCCTTGGCTAGGAATCCTCGGGGCAGGGACGTGGCCCAGCTTGGGGATGTGGTCCATGGTGTGAAAAGGCTGGTGGAGCTTCTCGGCTGGACAGACGACATCCAGGACCTCATCCAGAGGGAAACTGGAAAG TTTGATGGCTGGGACAGACTGTGA